A portion of the Halobacillus ihumii genome contains these proteins:
- a CDS encoding Phenylacetic acid catabolic protein has translation MSQAEVLMEKVQKGFMVERLEDMDEDYKKALMQTLTIVGDTELLSVPPLMTVYNEAPDLNYKITALAVMQDELGHAHIAYRLLEALGEDVDELLYERPSNRWKNPYAFDFPLNNWIELGVFNGLFDRAGYTLLGDAFEHTSYGPWKRALVKVDKEELFHLRNGEIIMKKGMKNPETAKQVQEAVDWMFIMGLEFFGVSDSHKSRSAQIDYRIKGSKNDELRQKWMSTAVPFCESIGVDVPAHYDEEQEKYVVDVPFPCKFDLENRKWLHDEPDTWSGMIERFKKRGPQNEEFVQRIQKGVKELEKMRQEEAS, from the coding sequence ATGAGCCAGGCGGAAGTTTTAATGGAAAAAGTCCAAAAGGGGTTTATGGTCGAACGATTGGAAGACATGGATGAGGATTATAAAAAAGCGTTAATGCAAACCCTCACTATTGTTGGGGATACGGAATTGTTAAGCGTGCCGCCATTGATGACGGTGTACAATGAAGCACCAGATTTGAACTATAAAATCACAGCCCTTGCTGTCATGCAGGATGAATTGGGGCACGCACATATTGCATACCGGCTGCTGGAAGCATTAGGAGAGGATGTAGATGAACTACTTTATGAACGCCCTTCCAATCGGTGGAAAAATCCTTACGCCTTTGATTTTCCATTAAATAATTGGATTGAACTTGGAGTTTTTAACGGATTGTTTGATAGAGCTGGGTATACCCTTCTAGGAGATGCTTTCGAACATACTTCATATGGGCCATGGAAACGGGCTCTCGTAAAAGTGGATAAAGAAGAACTGTTTCACTTACGTAATGGCGAAATCATTATGAAAAAAGGAATGAAGAACCCGGAAACAGCCAAACAAGTCCAAGAAGCTGTCGACTGGATGTTTATCATGGGGCTCGAGTTCTTCGGTGTATCAGATTCACATAAAAGCCGCTCGGCACAAATTGATTACCGAATCAAAGGAAGTAAGAATGATGAATTGCGCCAAAAGTGGATGTCAACGGCAGTTCCATTCTGTGAATCTATCGGAGTAGATGTACCGGCACACTATGACGAGGAGCAAGAAAAATATGTAGTAGATGTTCCGTTTCCGTGCAAGTTTGATCTCGAGAATCGCAAATGGTTACATGATGAACCTGATACATGGTCGGGAATGATTGAAAGATTTAAGAAACGTGGTCCTCAAAACGAAGAGTTTGTGCAGCGAATTCAAAAAGGTGTGAAGGAATTAGAAAAAATGCGCCAAGAGGAGGCTTCGTAA
- a CDS encoding enoyl-CoA hydratase-related protein, whose protein sequence is MEKVVFEKDGYLGIITINRPERLNCFDYETLVQLREVVGQIQMDKDIRAVMITGSGEKAFSAGADLKERRNLSEQEVRRNVRMIREVFNEIENLAPPTIAAINGYALGGGLELALVCDFRYVSESAVMGLTEVSWAIIPGAGGTQRLARLIGTSKAKELILTARRVDAEKALEMGIVNKVCLTGELMSEAAQLAEEIMANGPLAVAQAKYAINHGNNSDLNTGLAIEAKAYEVIIPTEDRVEALEAFKEKRKANFKAR, encoded by the coding sequence ATGGAGAAGGTAGTTTTTGAGAAAGATGGTTATCTAGGGATCATCACCATTAATCGGCCTGAACGGTTAAATTGTTTCGATTATGAAACCCTGGTGCAGCTTAGAGAAGTTGTAGGACAGATTCAAATGGACAAAGATATACGGGCTGTTATGATTACCGGATCGGGAGAAAAGGCGTTCAGTGCTGGGGCTGATTTGAAAGAGAGAAGGAATCTTTCTGAGCAAGAAGTCCGGCGTAATGTACGAATGATTCGAGAGGTATTTAATGAGATTGAAAACTTAGCCCCGCCTACTATTGCAGCCATTAATGGCTATGCTCTAGGCGGCGGGCTTGAATTAGCGCTTGTTTGTGATTTTAGGTACGTTTCAGAAAGCGCTGTCATGGGACTGACAGAGGTTAGCTGGGCCATTATTCCAGGAGCGGGAGGCACCCAAAGGTTAGCTCGGTTAATCGGTACATCAAAAGCGAAGGAGCTCATTTTGACTGCTCGGCGCGTTGACGCCGAGAAAGCTCTGGAGATGGGGATAGTGAATAAAGTCTGTCTGACTGGTGAGCTAATGTCTGAAGCTGCTCAGTTAGCTGAAGAAATTATGGCGAATGGTCCACTAGCTGTTGCCCAAGCCAAGTATGCCATCAATCATGGGAACAATTCGGATCTGAATACTGGATTAGCTATTGAGGCTAAAGCGTACGAGGTGATCATCCCGACTGAAGATCGGGTGGAGGCACTGGAAGCTTTTAAGGAAAAAAGGAAAGCCAACTTTAAAGCTCGTTAA
- a CDS encoding enoyl-CoA hydratase/isomerase family protein translates to MTTATENKLTVTKKKGIAEVHIHVNKSNSYNLDFYRELNAAIDDIRFDNDIKVAVLMSDMPKFFSAGADVSFLKSAEPKFKTQFCLFCNETLDKIARSPQIWIACLEGHTVGGGLEMALACDLRFMGDAAGKIGLPEISLGVLAGTGGTQRLARQVGHSKALDMNITGDTISPQEALDIQLVDKVYPQEETREKTLAYAEKVASQATYAASNIKLSIMNGKEMPLNAAIRYEGELQNLLFRSEDAQEGLSAFLEKREADWSGQ, encoded by the coding sequence ATGACAACAGCAACTGAAAACAAATTGACGGTAACGAAGAAAAAAGGAATTGCAGAAGTACACATTCACGTGAACAAATCTAACTCGTACAACTTGGATTTTTACCGCGAACTGAATGCGGCGATTGATGATATCCGCTTCGATAATGACATTAAAGTAGCCGTACTGATGAGCGACATGCCGAAATTCTTCTCAGCTGGGGCGGATGTTTCGTTCTTGAAATCAGCTGAACCGAAATTCAAGACGCAGTTCTGCTTGTTCTGTAATGAAACCTTAGATAAGATCGCGCGTTCTCCACAAATCTGGATTGCTTGTTTAGAAGGCCACACAGTTGGCGGAGGATTGGAAATGGCGCTTGCCTGTGACCTCCGCTTTATGGGGGACGCCGCTGGTAAAATCGGGCTTCCAGAAATCAGCCTTGGTGTGCTAGCTGGAACAGGCGGAACGCAGCGTTTGGCTCGTCAGGTCGGCCACTCTAAAGCACTCGATATGAACATTACCGGGGACACGATTTCCCCGCAAGAAGCGCTGGACATCCAGCTCGTGGACAAAGTGTACCCACAGGAAGAAACACGTGAAAAGACGTTAGCTTATGCCGAGAAGGTCGCAAGCCAGGCTACGTATGCGGCTTCAAACATTAAGCTTTCCATTATGAACGGTAAAGAAATGCCGTTGAATGCAGCCATCCGTTACGAAGGAGAACTGCAGAACCTGTTGTTCCGTTCCGAAGATGCTCAAGAAGGATTGAGTGCTTTCTTAGAAAAACGTGAGGCTGACTGGAGTGGGCAATAG
- a CDS encoding 3-hydroxyacyl-CoA dehydrogenase family protein — translation MIMPQLNISIIGRNRVAESIFTLLNHDSYESASLNNDSQLARADLIIETENLERHEKINNLKRIDGLGSRGATILTSTLQWTATEIASWLTHPERLVGFGGFDDVNQSQLIEIAPGLQTEPQHVQLVKDQLKLMGKETEVVEDEPGLVYPRILSLIINEAIFALAEGTASAEDIDIAMKKGTNYPEGPLEWAEKIGVDNAYAVLNGLYRQLGEERYRPASLLRKLVYAGWTGKASGKGLYYYEQQRLNHSRDYQNV, via the coding sequence ATGATTATGCCTCAACTGAACATTAGTATAATTGGCCGAAACCGAGTGGCGGAGTCGATCTTTACCCTGTTGAACCATGATTCCTATGAAAGCGCTTCCCTTAATAATGACAGCCAGCTTGCTCGTGCTGATTTAATCATTGAAACAGAGAATTTGGAACGCCATGAGAAAATCAATAATTTAAAAAGAATCGATGGGCTGGGATCCCGCGGAGCTACTATTTTAACTTCTACTTTGCAATGGACAGCAACTGAGATAGCCTCCTGGCTGACCCATCCAGAAAGGTTAGTTGGCTTTGGTGGTTTTGATGATGTGAATCAATCTCAGCTTATTGAAATAGCACCCGGCTTACAAACTGAACCTCAACATGTGCAGTTGGTGAAGGATCAATTGAAGCTAATGGGTAAGGAAACAGAGGTGGTAGAAGATGAGCCGGGGCTCGTCTATCCCCGTATACTCAGCTTAATCATTAATGAGGCAATTTTCGCCTTAGCTGAGGGAACAGCAAGTGCTGAGGATATCGATATCGCAATGAAAAAAGGCACTAACTATCCTGAGGGTCCGCTAGAATGGGCGGAAAAGATTGGAGTTGACAATGCCTATGCTGTTTTAAACGGACTCTATCGTCAACTTGGCGAGGAGAGGTACAGGCCGGCATCGCTGTTACGTAAATTAGTTTATGCTGGCTGGACGGGAAAGGCTTCTGGTAAAGGATTGTACTACTATGAACAGCAAAGGTTAAACCATTCACGAGATTATCAAAATGTCTAA
- a CDS encoding CoA-transferase: MEEKVQSLDAAIKDHVKSGDSVVMGACLEPMIPFAAAHEMVRQQKESLNVIAPISDILFDMLIGAGAVQKVTAAWAGNVSAGLGHNYRRSVEKGAPFPIEIEDHSNFSIGLALLAGAMGVPFLPTRSLLGTNILDTNPGLQTQDYEGEKLVYVPALTPDVAILGVQRADKEGNAHLWGNLGIAQDAAMASKKVILLAEEIVETHEIDSDPNRVLVPGFKVSSVVSCPGFAHPSPVQGYYKRDHEFFHSYHKETKTREGFLSWLDNYVLGVNSHEEYLQKVGRERLENLQIKMEKLAAPVNYAAE; the protein is encoded by the coding sequence GTGGAAGAAAAAGTTCAGTCATTAGATGCAGCGATTAAAGACCACGTGAAAAGCGGTGATTCGGTTGTCATGGGAGCCTGTTTAGAACCGATGATTCCATTTGCTGCAGCTCATGAGATGGTTCGCCAGCAAAAAGAAAGTCTTAATGTAATTGCGCCGATCTCGGATATTTTGTTTGATATGTTAATTGGTGCAGGAGCCGTTCAAAAAGTAACAGCTGCCTGGGCAGGGAACGTGAGTGCAGGATTAGGCCATAATTATCGCCGCTCTGTAGAAAAGGGCGCTCCTTTTCCGATTGAAATTGAGGACCACAGCAATTTCTCAATAGGATTGGCATTGTTAGCTGGAGCTATGGGAGTTCCGTTTTTACCAACTCGGTCTTTGTTAGGCACGAATATTCTAGATACTAACCCCGGTTTACAAACGCAGGATTATGAAGGAGAAAAACTCGTCTACGTGCCGGCACTAACCCCAGATGTGGCAATCCTTGGGGTGCAAAGGGCTGACAAAGAAGGAAATGCACATTTGTGGGGTAATTTAGGTATCGCACAGGATGCTGCCATGGCAAGTAAAAAAGTTATTTTACTTGCAGAAGAAATCGTGGAAACCCACGAAATTGACAGTGATCCAAACCGTGTACTAGTACCTGGTTTTAAGGTTTCTTCAGTTGTTTCCTGTCCAGGTTTTGCCCATCCATCTCCCGTACAGGGATACTACAAGCGGGATCATGAATTCTTCCATTCGTACCATAAAGAGACGAAAACGAGAGAAGGCTTTCTTTCCTGGCTGGACAATTATGTCCTGGGGGTCAACTCCCATGAAGAGTACTTACAAAAAGTGGGGCGTGAACGACTAGAGAATCTTCAAATTAAAATGGAAAAATTAGCGGCACCCGTCAATTATGCGGCTGAGTAA
- a CDS encoding NAD(P)/FAD-dependent oxidoreductase, translated as MRQSSVKIVESLPHLGGQLTALYPEKYIYDVGGFPKVKAQDLVDRLTEQANYFDPTVCLEEMVEDLEVLEDQTIKLTTNHGVHYTKTVIITAGNGAFSPRKLDLENALQYEGKNLHYHIKDLNRFKDKYVLLFGGGDSAVDWALMLEPLAKQVTLVHRRDKFRAHEHSVEQLLNSKVSIKTPYKPERFNGNEELIHETVIRHSKKEDDQHCIKVDDVIVNFGFLASLGPMKNWGLEIEKNSIVVNSKMETAIPGVYAAGDICTYDGKVKLIASGFGEGPTAVNNAKAYMDPKAKVQPKHSTSVFA; from the coding sequence ATGCGACAGTCGTCTGTCAAAATTGTAGAAAGTTTACCGCATTTAGGAGGCCAGCTCACCGCACTATACCCAGAGAAGTACATTTATGACGTCGGAGGCTTTCCTAAAGTAAAGGCCCAGGATCTGGTCGATCGATTAACAGAGCAAGCTAATTATTTTGACCCTACCGTTTGTTTAGAAGAAATGGTCGAGGATTTAGAAGTTCTAGAAGATCAGACGATCAAGTTAACAACAAACCATGGAGTACACTATACAAAAACCGTCATCATAACAGCAGGAAATGGCGCATTCAGCCCTAGAAAACTAGATTTAGAGAATGCCCTGCAATATGAAGGGAAAAACCTTCATTATCATATTAAAGATTTAAATCGATTCAAAGATAAATATGTTCTGCTGTTTGGAGGAGGAGATTCCGCTGTTGACTGGGCTCTCATGTTAGAACCTTTAGCGAAGCAAGTTACCCTTGTTCACCGAAGAGATAAATTCAGAGCACATGAACATAGCGTTGAACAGCTTCTTAATAGCAAAGTTTCCATTAAAACTCCATATAAACCTGAACGATTTAATGGGAATGAGGAATTAATTCATGAAACCGTCATCAGGCATAGTAAGAAAGAAGACGATCAACATTGCATTAAAGTTGACGACGTTATTGTGAACTTTGGGTTCTTAGCCTCTCTCGGGCCTATGAAGAATTGGGGATTAGAAATTGAAAAAAATTCAATAGTCGTAAATTCCAAGATGGAAACGGCTATCCCAGGAGTTTATGCTGCAGGAGATATTTGTACGTATGATGGAAAAGTGAAATTAATTGCCAGTGGTTTTGGCGAAGGCCCTACCGCTGTAAACAATGCAAAAGCCTATATGGATCCAAAAGCCAAGGTTCAGCCAAAGCACAGCACAAGTGTGTTTGCTTAA
- a CDS encoding PaaX family transcriptional regulator C-terminal domain-containing protein — translation MKPRSLMFTLFGEYVQNYGGEIWVGSLIQLMERFGVSESSVRGAILRMVQKELMQVRKIGNRSYYSFTPQGINQINEGVKRVYSERNARWDGQWRILTYSFPEAKRDMRNEIRKELNWTGFGAISNSTWVSPNPIEKQVMELMERHNLEDYMMLFTSSKVMSHDDQQIVNKGWDLQHISDEYDRFIQEHLKIYDDLREKALQNTLTDEESFIERTKIVHEYRKFLFNDPIFPVDLLPENFRGTEARELFWKIHQMISIPAVRYFESLYESAPDREVEPHREKAVNPFDKVHV, via the coding sequence ATGAAACCAAGGTCACTTATGTTTACTCTGTTTGGAGAGTATGTACAAAATTATGGCGGCGAGATATGGGTAGGTAGCCTAATCCAGCTGATGGAACGCTTCGGAGTCTCTGAATCGTCGGTAAGAGGAGCCATTTTACGAATGGTTCAAAAAGAGCTGATGCAAGTTCGTAAAATTGGAAATCGAAGCTATTATTCATTTACACCGCAAGGAATCAACCAGATTAACGAAGGTGTAAAACGTGTTTATAGTGAAAGAAATGCAAGGTGGGATGGTCAATGGCGCATCTTGACCTACTCTTTTCCTGAAGCAAAACGTGATATGCGTAATGAAATTCGAAAAGAATTGAACTGGACAGGATTTGGAGCGATTTCCAACAGCACCTGGGTTAGTCCCAACCCTATTGAAAAACAGGTGATGGAGCTGATGGAACGCCACAATCTTGAGGACTATATGATGTTGTTCACTTCTTCAAAAGTAATGTCGCATGATGATCAGCAGATTGTCAACAAAGGCTGGGATTTACAGCATATCTCAGATGAGTATGATCGTTTTATCCAGGAACATTTGAAAATATATGATGACTTACGTGAAAAGGCGCTTCAAAATACTTTAACGGATGAAGAAAGCTTCATTGAACGAACGAAAATTGTCCATGAATATCGGAAGTTCTTATTCAATGATCCCATTTTTCCAGTGGATCTGCTGCCTGAGAACTTTAGGGGAACAGAAGCGCGAGAGCTGTTTTGGAAGATTCATCAGATGATCTCCATTCCAGCCGTTCGTTATTTTGAGTCATTGTATGAATCTGCCCCGGACCGGGAAGTGGAGCCGCATCGTGAGAAAGCTGTTAATCCGTTTGATAAAGTTCACGTATAG
- a CDS encoding acyl-CoA thioesterase, whose protein sequence is MRSNELNFLINWGDTDMAGIVYYPNYFKWFDIAGHQFFRSCELSPKKLEEEQGIILPMMDTRCTFEKPLYYDDLMTVVTTAEEVNNKTIKLIHKVYRGQGLTGHGYELRGWVKKFEDGIKAVPIPEEARLLLTADKHTTSKKPQFNA, encoded by the coding sequence ATGCGCAGTAATGAGTTAAATTTTTTAATAAATTGGGGCGATACAGACATGGCAGGTATCGTTTATTATCCGAACTATTTCAAGTGGTTCGATATAGCGGGCCACCAATTTTTTCGGAGCTGTGAATTGTCGCCAAAGAAACTGGAGGAAGAACAAGGAATCATTTTACCGATGATGGATACTCGCTGCACCTTTGAGAAGCCTCTTTATTATGATGATTTGATGACCGTCGTAACGACAGCAGAGGAAGTGAACAATAAAACGATCAAACTTATTCATAAGGTGTATCGCGGTCAGGGTCTTACCGGTCATGGATATGAATTGCGGGGCTGGGTGAAAAAATTCGAAGACGGAATTAAAGCAGTTCCCATCCCTGAAGAAGCCAGACTATTGCTAACGGCAGACAAACATACCACCTCCAAAAAGCCACAGTTTAATGCATAA
- a CDS encoding metal-sulfur cluster assembly factor, translated as MSVIHQSSKQYWEALKEVMDPEFPISVVDMGLIRNIEQPEEGVIKVTMTYTSTGCACMVWIESDIKERLLSEEEVKEVEIEVQWDPAWTVHDMTEEGRNKMQNWGVRS; from the coding sequence ATGAGTGTGATTCATCAGTCAAGCAAACAATATTGGGAAGCTTTAAAGGAAGTTATGGACCCTGAATTTCCAATTAGCGTAGTAGATATGGGGTTAATTCGAAACATTGAGCAGCCAGAGGAAGGTGTCATTAAAGTAACGATGACGTACACATCTACAGGCTGTGCTTGTATGGTTTGGATTGAAAGCGATATCAAAGAGCGTTTGCTTTCTGAGGAAGAAGTAAAAGAGGTGGAGATTGAGGTCCAATGGGATCCTGCCTGGACGGTTCACGACATGACTGAGGAAGGCAGAAACAAGATGCAAAATTGGGGAGTGAGGTCATGA
- a CDS encoding MBL fold metallo-hydrolase: protein MNLTKIEGNGYRIGIPVPFPMKYVYCYLLPSDGFYVLIDTGYNYGKAREAWEEVFAQLSIPPASIQSIYVTHFHPDHSGLANWMQVKTGAQVYMHASDREMMERVWGKESVQTNLIEEMMGEHGVPAALSSEIASHMDNMSQHMRPLPDIQELNHEPVFMDSSWQVLHTPGHSDGMFCFYNEQKQKIFSSDLILNPITPNISVWPGASQRPLHDYHLSLQKIKRLPVETAYTAHGDLIYHVKERIDELIEHHDQRLEQMEALADGRTAYQIASTVFAHRDLTPHQWRFAMAETIAHLHYLAEEQRIRTWKDHEGVIFYEHLHKTVT, encoded by the coding sequence ATGAACCTCACCAAAATAGAAGGAAATGGCTATCGAATTGGTATTCCGGTGCCTTTCCCGATGAAATATGTTTACTGTTATCTGCTTCCAAGCGATGGTTTTTATGTGTTGATTGATACAGGCTACAATTATGGAAAAGCGCGGGAAGCGTGGGAGGAAGTGTTTGCTCAACTTTCCATCCCTCCTGCTTCGATTCAATCTATCTATGTTACTCATTTTCACCCTGATCACTCGGGGCTTGCGAATTGGATGCAGGTTAAGACAGGCGCGCAAGTATACATGCACGCGAGTGATCGGGAGATGATGGAACGAGTGTGGGGAAAGGAAAGTGTGCAAACTAATCTCATAGAAGAAATGATGGGAGAACACGGGGTCCCTGCTGCACTTAGCAGCGAAATCGCAAGCCATATGGATAACATGTCACAGCATATGAGGCCGCTCCCCGATATTCAAGAGCTGAACCACGAGCCGGTCTTTATGGACTCGTCATGGCAAGTACTTCATACCCCTGGCCATAGTGACGGAATGTTTTGTTTTTATAACGAACAGAAACAAAAAATCTTTTCTTCCGATTTAATCTTGAATCCAATCACACCAAACATTAGTGTGTGGCCGGGTGCAAGCCAGCGGCCGCTTCATGACTATCATTTGTCTCTGCAGAAAATAAAAAGACTGCCAGTGGAGACAGCCTATACTGCTCACGGAGATCTCATTTATCATGTAAAAGAGCGAATTGATGAGCTGATTGAACATCATGATCAACGGCTGGAACAGATGGAAGCCCTGGCAGATGGACGAACGGCTTATCAGATTGCTTCAACTGTTTTTGCGCACCGTGATTTAACTCCGCACCAATGGCGGTTTGCAATGGCTGAAACGATCGCACATCTACATTATTTAGCAGAGGAGCAGCGTATAAGAACTTGGAAAGATCATGAAGGGGTTATATTTTACGAACATCTTCATAAAACAGTTACGTAA
- a CDS encoding 3-hydroxyacyl-CoA dehydrogenase NAD-binding domain-containing protein, whose translation MEGVKKVAVIGSGTMGEGIAQVSIQNGYSSILYDIDHQQLANAKAQVFKRLDRLVEKGRISDEESIQAKENLTVTTDLKNLKEADLVIEAAPEILDIKTSIFQELTAICSSETIFATNTSSLSITEIAGYIQDPSRLAGLHFFNPAPLMPLVEIVQGISTNQATIHRLKDFAEKIHKYPVVCRDTPGFIVNRVARPFYNEALKILNDQVASVEQIDRIMKKSGGFKMGPFELQDLIGIDINFATTKTVYSSFFGENRFRPHYYQERMVQAGRLGRKTEGGFYDYASTEH comes from the coding sequence ATGGAAGGTGTCAAAAAGGTAGCTGTCATTGGATCAGGAACTATGGGAGAAGGGATTGCTCAGGTTAGCATTCAGAATGGTTATTCTTCAATTCTTTATGATATTGATCATCAACAATTGGCAAACGCTAAAGCACAAGTATTTAAACGGTTGGATCGACTGGTTGAGAAAGGCAGAATTTCAGACGAAGAATCTATTCAGGCTAAAGAGAATTTGACGGTAACTACTGATTTAAAAAACCTTAAAGAGGCAGATTTAGTTATCGAAGCTGCTCCTGAAATATTGGATATTAAAACATCAATTTTTCAAGAATTAACCGCTATTTGTTCATCCGAAACTATCTTTGCAACGAATACTTCATCCTTATCAATTACAGAAATAGCTGGATATATTCAGGACCCATCGAGGCTTGCCGGGCTGCACTTCTTTAATCCGGCACCGCTCATGCCGCTTGTTGAAATTGTCCAGGGCATATCTACCAATCAAGCAACAATACACAGATTAAAAGATTTCGCAGAAAAGATTCATAAATATCCAGTGGTTTGTCGGGACACACCGGGATTTATCGTCAATCGAGTAGCAAGGCCATTTTATAATGAAGCGTTAAAGATTCTGAATGATCAAGTTGCAAGTGTCGAACAAATAGACAGAATTATGAAAAAGTCTGGCGGGTTTAAGATGGGGCCATTTGAACTGCAAGATTTAATCGGTATTGATATTAACTTTGCTACTACCAAAACCGTTTACAGCAGTTTCTTTGGGGAAAACCGCTTTCGGCCGCATTACTATCAAGAGCGGATGGTGCAGGCTGGACGACTCGGTCGCAAAACAGAGGGAGGGTTTTATGATTATGCCTCAACTGAACATTAG
- a CDS encoding CoA-transferase subunit beta translates to MNYTTGELMVVAAAREIKDKEVVFVGMRLPMLAFAVAKRTHAPNAVGFYECGIVRDFPSEELLYTMGDTPNIEGAKWCTSTNHLMFLMQRGDVDCGFIGGAEIDKYGNVNTSYIGNHTKPTVKLPGSGGAADIAGLSKRLLVIMNHEKRRLTEKVDYITSPGAGTGGGWRQEKGLPRGGIGALITTLGVMRPGDNNELELSSHHPGVSKEEVNENTGWGLKEASDLKETPPPQPEELDVIRSIDPNGFWTG, encoded by the coding sequence ATGAATTATACAACAGGGGAACTAATGGTTGTAGCTGCTGCCAGGGAAATTAAGGATAAAGAAGTGGTTTTTGTAGGAATGAGACTTCCGATGCTTGCTTTCGCCGTAGCTAAACGAACGCATGCACCTAATGCTGTCGGCTTTTATGAATGTGGCATTGTAAGGGATTTCCCTTCCGAGGAGTTACTTTACACGATGGGAGACACTCCGAATATTGAAGGAGCGAAGTGGTGCACTTCCACGAACCACTTAATGTTTTTGATGCAGCGTGGAGATGTAGATTGTGGATTCATTGGCGGAGCAGAAATAGATAAGTATGGAAATGTGAATACATCTTATATTGGTAATCATACAAAACCGACCGTGAAACTGCCAGGAAGCGGAGGAGCCGCTGACATTGCTGGTTTATCCAAGAGGCTGCTGGTCATTATGAATCATGAAAAAAGGCGTCTGACAGAAAAAGTTGATTATATTACCTCGCCTGGTGCAGGGACTGGAGGGGGATGGCGTCAGGAAAAAGGTCTTCCCAGGGGTGGAATTGGAGCATTAATCACAACTCTTGGAGTCATGCGCCCCGGCGACAACAATGAACTAGAGCTATCTTCACACCATCCAGGGGTGTCAAAAGAAGAAGTTAACGAAAATACAGGGTGGGGTCTAAAGGAAGCCAGCGACTTAAAGGAGACTCCTCCTCCTCAGCCTGAAGAGTTGGATGTTATACGCTCCATCGACCCAAATGGATTTTGGACAGGATAA
- a CDS encoding Phenylacetic acid catabolic protein, producing the protein MKEEQVKELVDLAETIADNKFIMGEQLVEIGVSGPNLEASLASISMAQGELGHARLLYRWSYEVQGLRAGKLDVKEQTGKAFDQIVNASNWVELIAGLYVNNAAIDLIMQELITNKGKDLNAQFSKMANELTEHITYSKNWCKQLINDKGSIPRRVQVDLEKAYESASKWIKEVEENSHLKEAGVIGKSSHLVEAFEPTINEVLGERTVSHA; encoded by the coding sequence ATGAAGGAAGAACAAGTTAAAGAATTAGTAGATTTGGCCGAGACCATTGCTGATAATAAGTTCATTATGGGAGAGCAGCTGGTTGAAATCGGTGTGAGCGGACCAAATCTTGAAGCCTCGCTCGCCTCCATATCTATGGCTCAGGGCGAACTTGGCCATGCGCGTCTATTATATCGGTGGTCTTATGAAGTTCAGGGACTAAGGGCTGGAAAATTAGATGTGAAGGAACAAACGGGGAAAGCCTTTGATCAAATCGTAAACGCTTCGAACTGGGTAGAGCTTATCGCTGGCTTATACGTAAATAATGCAGCCATTGATTTGATCATGCAGGAACTAATAACAAACAAAGGAAAGGATTTAAATGCACAATTCAGTAAGATGGCGAATGAGCTTACCGAACATATTACTTATTCAAAGAACTGGTGCAAACAACTGATCAATGATAAAGGTTCTATACCAAGAAGAGTACAGGTTGATTTGGAGAAAGCCTATGAATCTGCTAGTAAATGGATAAAAGAAGTTGAAGAAAACAGTCATTTGAAAGAAGCAGGTGTTATTGGCAAGTCTAGTCATCTAGTTGAAGCATTTGAACCAACCATTAACGAGGTTCTTGGTGAAAGGACCGTTTCTCATGCCTGA